A stretch of Vigna angularis cultivar LongXiaoDou No.4 chromosome 4, ASM1680809v1, whole genome shotgun sequence DNA encodes these proteins:
- the LOC108330029 gene encoding uncharacterized protein LOC108330029: MGTSLLRSHDCLQGRDALSLNSSSIRSQGNPNPNPIPYETRRRRLYVGDRSGMVVKAHDSNLVMGQVKILKRGEKLSPVNTHSSDDGFDLVLGSTNRLGPDPSSVPVPGFLALRR; encoded by the coding sequence ATGGGAACTTCTCTTCTTCGCTCCCACGATTGTCTTCAAGGCCGCGATGCTTTGTCCCTTAATTCATCTTCCATTAGATCACAAGGAAACCCTAATCCCAACCCCATCCCGTACGAGACTCGCCGCCGGAGGCTCTACGTCGGTGATCGCTCCGGCATGGTGGTGAAGGCCCACGACTCAAACCTCGTCATGGGCCAAGTCAAGATCCTCAAGAGAGGCGAGAAGCTGAGCCCCGTCAACACCCATTCCAGCGATGATGGTTTTGATCTGGTTTTGGGATCCACGAACCGGTTGGGTCCGGATCCGAGTTCTGTTCCGGTTCCGGGGTTCCTCGCTCTGAGGAGGTGA
- the LOC128196350 gene encoding uncharacterized protein LOC128196350 yields the protein MMVVFKMTNLTLMTFLERDEVLRQLKSHLLRAQDRMRTQANKHRKERHFDVGDLVFLKLKLNRQQSVMNRVNPKLSARYYGPFEIVEKIREVAYRLKLPPNSRIHPVFHVSLLKTAVSKYKVEEDLPTGLEDDRAELLTPEGILATWENAKKGKIKKQVLVQWKGKNVDEATWEDEVIIRSQFQEFSLEDKALFQERGIDTDPNLIGLNEPLIQEEKVKHRWGRVYERKRTRKGDMV from the coding sequence ATGATGGTGGTGTTTAAGATGACAAATCTCACTTTAATGACCTTTTTGGAAAGGGATGAGGTGTTAAGACAACTAAAATCCCATTTGCTTCGTGCTCAAGACAGGATGAGGACTCAAGCCAATAAGCATCGAAAGGAAAGACATTTTGATGTGGGTGATcttgtgtttttaaaattgaaactgaATAGGCAGCAATCTGTCATGAACAGAGTCAACCCAAAATTAAGTGCTAGATATTATGGCCCTTTTGAGATTGTGGAGAAAATTAGGGAAGTGGCATATCGGCTGAAATTGCCACCAAATTCAAGAATTCATCCTGTCTTTCACGTATCATTATTAAAGACAGCTGTGAGTAAGTATAAGGTTGAGGAGGATCTCCCTACTGGGTTGGAGGATGATAGAGCAGAATTATTAACTCCTGAAGGGATCTTGGCTACTTGGGAAAACGCAAAGAAAGGGAAAATTAAGAAGCAAGTGCTTGTGCAGTGGAAGGGGAAAAATGTTGATGAAGCTACTTGGGAAGATGAAGTGATCATTAGAAGTCAGTTTCAAGAATTTAGCCTTGAGGACAAGGCTCTATTTCAAGAAAGGGGTATTGATACAGACCCAAACCTTATTGGGCTCAATGAGCCCTTGATCCAAGAAGAAAAGGTCAAGCACAGGTGGGGCAGAGTATATGAGAGGAAAAGGACTAGGAAGGGTGACATGGTATAG
- the LOC108329953 gene encoding sugar transport protein 7, with protein MAGGSFTTGAVSKERAEQYKGRVTPFVIVACIVAATGGSLFGYDIGISGGVTSMDDFLKEFFPAVYRQKLHAHENNYCKYDNQGLAAFTSSLYIAGLIASLMASPVTRKYGRRASIIGGGISFLIGSALNASAVNLTMLILGRVMLGVGIGFGNQAIPLYLSEMAPTHLRGGLNMLFQVATTLGIFTANMVNYGTQKIKPWGWRLSLGLAAVPALLMTVGGIFLPDTPNSLIERGLMEKGRKLLEKIRGTNEVDAEFQDMVDASELANSIKHPFRNILERRYRPELVMAIFMPTFQILTGINSILFYAPVLFQSMGFGGDASLISSALTGGVLAGSTFISIATVDKLGRRVLLISGGAQMITCQVIVAIILGVKFGADQELSKGFSILVVVVICLFVVAFGWSWGPLGWTVPSEIFPLEIRSAGQGITVAVNLLFTFIIAQAFLALLCSFKFGIFLFFAGWITIMTIFVYLFLPETKGIPIEEMSFMWRKHWFWKRICLN; from the exons ATGGCAGGTGGGTCTTTCACAACTGGTGCTGTGTCCAAGGAGAGAGCAGAACAATACAAGGGAAGAGTCACCCCTTTTGTCATCGTCGCTTGCATTGTTGCTGCCACTGGGGGGTCTCTCTTTGGCTATGATATTGGGATTTCAG GTGGTGTTACATCCATGGATGACTTCCTTAAAGAGTTCTTCCCTGCAGTGTACAGACAGAAATTGCATGCACATGAAAATAACTACTGCAAGTACGACAATCAGGGTCTTGCTGCGTTCACCTCTTCTCTGTACATTGCTGGTTTAATTGCATCCTTGATGGCATCTCCTGTGACAAGAAAGTATGGTCGTCGAGCAAGTATCATAGGTGGTGGTATTAGCTTTCTGATTGGATCAGCCCTGAATGCTTCAGCTGTGAACCTCACAATGCTGATATTAGGCCGGGTCATGCTTGGTGTTGGCATTGGATTTGGAAATCAG GCTATTCCGCTTTATTTGTCAGAGATGGCACCGACACACCTTCGAGGTGGTCTGAACATGTTGTTTCAAGTTGCAACCACTCTTGGGATTTTCACAGCTAACATGGTCAATTATGGAACACAAAAGATCAAACCTTGGGGTTGGAGGCTGTCTCTAGGCTTGGCTGCAGTACCAGCTCTTTTGATGACAGTGGGAGGGATATTTCTCCCTGACACTCCAAATAGCTTAATCGAACGAGGATTGATGGAAAAAGGAAGGAAGCTGCTAGAAAAAATCAGAGGAACCAACGAAGTTGATGCCGAGTTCCAAGATATGGTTGATGCAAGCGAGTTGGCAAACTCAATAAAGCATCCATTTCGTAACATCCTTGAAAGAAGGTACAGACCAGAGTTGGTGATGGCAATCTTCATGCCCACCTTTCAGATTCTCACTGGCATAAATTCCATTCTCTTCTATGCTCCGGTTCTGTTTCAAAGCATGGGATTTGGAGGAGATGCATCACTCATCTCGTCAGCCTTGACCGGTGGAGTTCTTGCTGGTTCAACATTCATTTCCATAGCAACAGTAGATAAGTTGGGCAGGCGAGTTCTTCTTATCAGTGGCGGAGCACAAATGATCACATGCCAG GTTATAGTGGCCATAATTTTAGGGGTGAAGTTTGGAGCAGACCAAGAACTGTCAAAAGGGTTTTCAATATTGGTGGTTGTGGTGATTTGCCTATTTGTTGTTGCTTTTGGGTGGTCATGGGGTCCACTTGGGTGGACAGTTCCTAGTGAGATATTTCCATTGGAAATCAGGTCAGCTGGGCAAGGCATCACAGTTGCAGTGAATCTTctgtttacttttataatagCACAGGCCTTCCTTGCTCTTCTCTGCTCATTCAAGTTTGGgatcttcctcttctttgctGGGTGGATTACCATCATGACCATCTTTGTTTATCTCTTTCTACCTGAAACCAAGGGGATTCCCATTGAAGAGATGTCTTTTATGTGGAGGAAGCACTGGTTCTGGAAAAGGATATGCCTCAACTGA